One Bacteroidota bacterium DNA window includes the following coding sequences:
- a CDS encoding HAMP domain-containing histidine kinase translates to MDRLLENQKGIQFWVEMLIPVNYLSDERSLRKARLLVLFYLSTAIFLGAFAALYHLVGYSLGVWACTYGAAVVPLLLFVFHRSGSFGITTAVFDFNAIVMFSILIYGTGGINSSIVPWLAIVPASGFVFYGWRRGLMMSLVCLIEIVILYVLKAKGMELPRLYDLQYTQLLNLIVQLGLMAYIFMILLIYEVSRERTIRQLDELNADLAYRKLEVELQREALRESNTRIVNTNANLELKVASRTEKLQQAKKELDTFLYEAAHALRRPVARIMGLVSILRSEPENIPTALAMQDHIDRSTALMDQMLHKLILVSEIDGRTSTTENIEVLNFCNAILADRMTETQKSESGLQVEISADLMVNADPFFLLRVAFENVLDNALQYSAKTGRKPEICIAATKEDGEILLQITDNGLGIPATEIGRVTEMFFRATEKVPGGGLGLYLVQKSLDKMGGTMLISSELGVGTVVELRFMNG, encoded by the coding sequence ATGGATCGACTCCTTGAAAATCAAAAAGGCATTCAGTTTTGGGTAGAAATGCTGATTCCGGTTAATTACCTTAGCGACGAACGCAGTCTCCGCAAGGCACGGCTGTTGGTGCTCTTTTACCTTTCGACGGCGATTTTTTTGGGCGCCTTTGCGGCCTTGTACCATTTGGTCGGGTATTCTTTGGGCGTTTGGGCCTGCACCTACGGTGCCGCGGTGGTTCCATTGCTCCTTTTTGTCTTTCACCGCAGCGGAAGTTTTGGCATCACAACGGCGGTCTTCGACTTCAATGCCATTGTCATGTTTTCCATCCTGATTTACGGAACGGGCGGCATCAATTCGAGCATCGTCCCGTGGTTGGCGATCGTCCCGGCTTCTGGATTTGTCTTTTACGGCTGGAGACGCGGCTTGATGATGTCACTGGTTTGCTTGATCGAAATAGTCATACTCTACGTTTTGAAGGCCAAGGGAATGGAGCTCCCCAGACTATATGACCTTCAATACACGCAGCTACTGAATTTGATTGTCCAGCTTGGTCTGATGGCCTATATTTTTATGATTTTGCTGATTTATGAGGTCTCCAGAGAACGCACCATTCGACAGCTCGACGAATTGAATGCCGACCTTGCCTACCGCAAGCTTGAAGTGGAGCTGCAAAGGGAGGCATTGCGCGAGAGCAATACCCGCATCGTCAACACCAACGCCAACTTGGAATTGAAGGTCGCCTCCCGAACGGAGAAATTGCAGCAGGCTAAAAAGGAACTTGATACCTTTCTCTACGAAGCTGCGCATGCCCTGCGGCGGCCCGTAGCACGGATTATGGGGCTGGTTTCGATTTTGCGGTCCGAGCCTGAGAATATCCCCACAGCATTGGCGATGCAGGACCATATCGACCGCAGCACGGCGCTGATGGACCAAATGTTGCATAAACTCATTCTCGTAAGCGAAATTGACGGTCGCACATCCACGACGGAAAACATTGAGGTCCTGAACTTTTGCAACGCGATTCTCGCGGACCGGATGACGGAAACCCAGAAGTCAGAAAGTGGCCTTCAGGTTGAAATTTCCGCGGATCTCATGGTCAATGCGGATCCGTTTTTTTTGCTCCGTGTGGCCTTCGAAAATGTGCTTGACAATGCCCTCCAATACTCCGCAAAAACGGGAAGAAAGCCGGAAATTTGCATTGCAGCGACTAAGGAAGACGGTGAAATATTGCTTCAAATCACAGACAACGGTCTCGGCATTCCAGCCACAGAAATCGGCCGTGTCACCGAGATGTTTTTCCGTGCAACCGAAAAAGTTCCCGGCGGAGGTCTGGGGCTTTACCTTGTACAGAAATCGCTCGATAAAATGGGCGGAACAATGCTCATTTCCAGCGAATTGGGCGTCGGAACGGTTGTGGAGTTGAGGTTTATGAATGGCTAG
- a CDS encoding ATP-grasp domain-containing protein, with protein MKNATTLLTPAKSDEERDRVAQAWEAAGGRVRRVEKFWVKPDLADNEAVAIYGNDTFAQVLAQVLGLKLLSPDDALIGRISKEWTKRTVLQRDLAELVESDFPLFVKPVIPKQFVAAVYQSLSELQAATLDLPGKEAVLTSEKVEISAESRFFVLDGEVQASAIYEGEGDLAEAELLVSAFAQAHASDLPRTYVVDLAFNPDLGWFMLEFNSAWGAGLNGCDPQKVLHCIAAATAKT; from the coding sequence ATGAAGAATGCGACAACATTGTTGACTCCAGCCAAATCCGATGAGGAAAGGGATCGCGTCGCGCAAGCATGGGAGGCCGCAGGTGGGCGCGTGCGACGCGTCGAGAAGTTTTGGGTGAAGCCGGACTTGGCCGACAATGAAGCTGTGGCGATTTACGGCAACGATACCTTTGCCCAAGTTTTGGCGCAGGTGTTGGGATTGAAATTGCTTTCGCCGGACGATGCCTTGATCGGGCGCATTTCCAAGGAATGGACGAAACGCACAGTATTGCAGCGCGATCTTGCCGAACTGGTGGAAAGCGATTTTCCCTTGTTTGTGAAGCCGGTCATTCCAAAACAATTCGTAGCAGCCGTGTACCAAAGCCTTTCGGAATTGCAGGCAGCTACTTTGGATTTGCCGGGCAAGGAAGCTGTTTTGACTTCTGAAAAGGTGGAGATTTCTGCGGAGTCACGGTTTTTTGTTTTGGATGGTGAGGTTCAAGCTTCCGCGATTTATGAAGGGGAAGGCGATTTGGCAGAAGCCGAATTGCTGGTCTCCGCCTTTGCGCAAGCGCATGCAAGCGACTTGCCTCGCACCTACGTAGTTGATCTAGCGTTCAATCCTGATTTGGGATGGTTTATGCTTGAATTCAATTCGGCATGGGGTGCTGGATTGAATGGATGTGATCCCCAAAAGGTCCTGCATTGCATTGCCGCTGCGACAGCGAAGACCTGA